In the Arachis hypogaea cultivar Tifrunner chromosome 20, arahy.Tifrunner.gnm2.J5K5, whole genome shotgun sequence genome, ttatgagGTAacattgagatcaaacacaacaTACTAAACATCAAATTCTCAAAATTTATTATGTCTAAGTGGTGCTTTGATATTTATAACCATATAACAATAATAGTAACAACATATGTTGAAACAAATAAAGGGGTAGCGAAGAATCCTTGAAAAGCATAAGAGAGGTATAACTAAAAGCATATTCGGATATGCCACAAAAAAAAATGGAGGTGAATCAAATGAGATGAAGGGGTGATTTTATTTCTACATTTCAGAATTATTTATTAATTCCATTCATCTATAAGTTTCAGTCATTGAAGAAATTTTCTGTCCTTATATTGCAGGCCTTTGGTAAAAGAATATGTGAAAGAGTTAAGTATCGTTGATGAAATCTAAGAATTTAATGAGATGCAACATTGTTTGTCTAGACTctagaggttttttttttttttttttggtgagatCTTTTTTTCTCATATATTTGATTGTGACTTTGCACCTATAAGGGCCAGGCATGGTAATGaattattataaaattgaataaataagaTGGAATTTGAAAGCTGGTTTTGGCTAAGGTTGGCATATCCCAATACggttctaataataataataataataataataattggtcAATTTGTTGCTAATCGATTTTGTTTGTTGGACAGAAACATTGATTTCGTGTTCATCGAGTAATTACCATATACCATGTACTggctttattatttcaactttgcATAGGAAAAAACTTCGGATAAGATGCTCATGTCTTTTAACATCTAAACATTTtccttttacctttttttttttaacttggcCCGGATAGTAACCAAGGATGCGTTTGTTTTTTAGAACAACAGGACAAAACAAGACTTTGAGAACAAGACATAAAGGATAGAGAtacagaattttatgttcttatattttgtttagtgataaagttaaaaaaattatgaaaatttaatttattctttttttttccattaaaaaaatttaagaaaaatataataataaaaagtataattatgaaaaattaacaagaataatgaaagaaaaaatgaaaaataagttgtgcaCCTTGTTAGTGTCTGTGTCATTCCTGTCAGGGTAgagacaaaatatactaattcagtgtctTTGGATACAATTTCTCTGTTCATATCTCATCTGTCAAACACGATTCTATATTTCTGTATCCTATTTCTATATCTCTAGGTCTAGCAAAACAGTTTCAAAGGCCATGATCCCAATTGGAGAAACCTTCATGAAGCTAATAAATTTGCTTTATGCACACCACTTGGCTCAAACCTAATCTTAGTGTATTTACCTATAtcatttttccttaaaaaaaaaaaaaaaaaactatatcacTTGAAAAAATTCTTTAGAGATTTTTCACCGTTTACAAAAAATTTTAGTCGTTCTCTTTAAATAATTAATCTTTTACTCAAAAGCAATAAAGTTAAAAGTTACTCCTAgaggatatttgaaaaagatgaaTGAAAATCGAATACAAATCCCAAATTCAAATTGGATATGCAAAAGAACAAATCACTAAATTATAGGCTCTTTAACTACTTAATAGGCCCTTTATATAATTTGTCCATTTTATTAGTTAATCCATATTAATAGTCCTTTGTATTAATTTTCCCTGAATAAGATTAATGGAATACACTAAAAATGATAATTACATATAATCACAAGCTATGACACTATATGAGTATATGGTTCATTTACACTAAAGTATAAGGTACAGTAGGAAACCATTCACCCTTCAATTATTTTAGTGTGGTTATGATCACAATGTATTTTTGTTGCAACTTATAATCAACTAGGATGATTTAAGGGTTAACAATAGATTATTTTCTCACTTTAGAGGAGTTTTCACATAGCTTGGAACCTTTTTGGCTTGTGTGAACCAGTAATGCTCCAAAATTGCTCCAGAACTTAAACAATGCTCTGTTTCTCTGGTTCCCATAGCCTCCAATGCAACTTGAATCTTGTTCATGGGTATGAGCAAACATTTCCTGAAGTCGTTGACAACAAATAGTCCAATAGCGGCTGCAGTCATGGATCCCAAAACACTGGAGTTGAGTTGAGCATCTTGTTGTCTGGAACATTGTCTAAAAGTGTCCTCTTTCattatccgatccgatccgatacaACAACTTTGCTGCTATAACTAGCTGGTCAACTCGAATTCTTTTTCAGTTTCTTTTCTAAGGCCTCTTCGAAGTTCCGGCTAGACAGTGACAGAACCTGGTTGAGCAATAACCTGACCCCAGCTCTCTTCATCCGTGCATATCTTGGTTTAATCCTTTCTTCCAAACTGTATCCAAAAAACTGAGGGAATTTAACAAGCTCAGAATTTGGGTAACCCATAGTGATGAAGAAATCCCATTTCGGAATCAAATTGTCTGACAAGCTAAAGGTGTACAAGGCACCAAATCTTGAAATCATAGTCCCAATTTCATCCAAAGTGTATCCCTTTTCCAAGAAAAACTGTGTTACAGGCTTCAGATTGGCCTCAATGCTAAGACCGAAATTCTGTGGACAACGGAACAGAAGAACACCAACATCCACTCCCAAGGATCGGAAGTAATTAGCCGTGGGTCGTAGGTTGTCCTCTACACTATAACTTACAATATTGGGGCAGCGAGTTAAGATCTTACCTATGTTATCGTCTGACAGGCCTGATTCTCGGAGAAAATCTATGCTCTCCTCCACCTTCTCCCTACTATAAGTTAGAAGAGCCGGGAAGCGGTATATCACCTTCGCCCATTGTTTCTTGTCAACGCCTAAGGATTCTAAGAACTTCATGGTGGGTTTAAGATTTTCCGACAGGCTGATTCCACATAATTGAGGCCTTTTAGTGAGGATGGTGGGGATGTCCTCTTTCGGAACTCCAAGTTCAAGAAAAAACTCAACTACAGGCTTAATTTTACCCTCCAAGCTGTAGTAGGCAAAAGACGGGAATCGCCGAATAATACCATTGATTTGCTCAATACTCATACCGAACTCTATGAGATAGACAATATGAGGGCGAAGATTGCCAGCAGTCGTGTCTATTGCATTCACTCGAGACACGGTTCTAAGCTTCTTAGAGTCTATTATTGGAGTAGGAGGAGGAACCTGCACAGCTGGTTTTTCCTTAACCGGGGGATTTGGATAGTTTTCGACTACATCGACTAGACTATCACCGTGCTCTTCGAGAAGAGATTCAAGGTATGGGACAAGAGCATCCCTGATTTCAAGTGTTGTAAGTTCTCTCCCTGTTTTATGAAAGAAGACTGTGATTACTAGGATTAAATGTTGAAGAAAGTCATAAAAGAGATGTAATTAATGTGTTGCAACCGAACCTACGAGGTACCGAGATTTGTGTTTAGAGTGAAGCACCGAGACAAGGTGATCAATAAAAGGATCTGATTTGTTGACAGTTCTCGCTGCAATGGCATTGCTCAAGCcttcttttttcaaaaacagCATCAATACAGCCTTGGCTTCTTCCTTTTCTGCTGCTAACAGAGTGGGAGGCATCACTCGCACGTTTAACGACCCATTTGTGCCTTGGGGGAAAAAAAGAACTTTGAAGTTATATGTAAACCAAATAACAATTGAAACctgaaaaaatagaaaaggatGAAAAATTCCTACCAGATTTTGCCTGGCACAAGAACACCTTTGCAGGAAAAGAGAGTTGAGTCCTGATGTAAACTCTTCAAATGAAGAGAAAGTTCAAGTTATATAGTGATCCAATcaaaatgaaaaaacaaatgagaaagaaaacaaaaaggaaggaagaaaatcATCTTGCTGCTAATAAATTGAGACCAAAAAATAAAAGCGAAAAAGCATATTGGATTAATGATAGCCGCTGTTTCTTTTTTTCATTGATATTGGAAAAGGCTAAAAACTCTACAAAAGGAGAGGATCGCCGTAGCAAGGTACACATTAGTAAAGAACCCATATTCGACAGCATACACCAACACTAATCATGTGGAAGATCTTGCGCAAACTAAGTTATGCCAATTCAATCCTCCACAGTCATTTGCTACCCCCTcacaaagaataaaattattacaCCATACTTGTCAAAGTGGTGCAAAAAATTTGTGCTAAAACTCAGCTGCACCACACATGTACCTCTAAATGTGCACCTTCAATCCTTCACACTAATGTGACAGATTGCAAAAAAGTGAACACCCCAAAACTGACTTCACATAACTCAGAATCACCCTTTGATATGTTCCATCTACCTTCACTTTATAAAGTCTAAATTCCTTCATCAATTCAATAAATATCAAGTGGCCGGATCACATATTTCTAGAAATAACCTTCCAGTTCTTAAAATCTTGTCCAGCCACTCCAGCTGGGAAACCTCCTAGGCCAATCTAGGATCACAGAATCACTTTCTGTGATTCATTTTTCTGCATGTATTGTGCGAACAATGAATCACTTAACTTCTTCCTAGGTAAGTATATGATTACAATACTTCCATCGAATTTATACAATATCCATAACCATCCTATTTGTCATTGATGCTGCGACATTATCAAATAACACTGTATAAAATGTCTAATCAAGTAGTTGGTGGCAGTGGCGGCGGCGGCAATGGAGGTGGTGGAGCTTGGTCAGGTCTTATATGAGTTTGGTGGATCGAGTTCACAGTGGAGCCAATGAATGATTTTGGGTCAGTTATTCTGTTGACAATCTCAACCCATTCCCAGGAGAGGATTCAAAATCTCAGCCACGTCGATCACCTCAGCCACACATTTCCTCATGGAACTGGTGACTACAGGCCTGTTTTGGATGCTTCTAGGGTTGATTTGAACCAAATGCCAACAGATTATCATGGGGTTGCATTTGGATTGAGTGGAACACGAGCGTATGCAGCCTGTGATCAAGGTCATCCCGTTGTACATGCCAATGAGGACCAACCAGAGTACTACTTGGCCAGAGATATGGCAAGTAGAGTGATTAATTAGTTTGTTTCACTGAGAAGCATCCAAAGTAGTACTCATTATTCTGTTATTTATGTACATATGTTGGACTGTTTTGCATTTTGATATTCATGAcacttattatattattttagtttgttactATATCCACGTTATGTATGTTCTTAGGTTTATTCTTCATGAACTTGATATTCATAACAAAATATCAACTTCTTTTACATGATATAAACACAAATAAAACATAAGATGTGGACTTAAACATAACCTAATCAGACATAATCTATTCAGACACCACATAAAACGTAACGTAAACTAGTTCAACATATAAAAAGCATTAAATAAATATCAGGTAATAATCCACCCCTTATCTCTAACCATTGCTGCCCGCATGAGAAGACGAAGATGCTTGATTCTGTAGACACTTACTCCTTGTATGCCCAGGTTGCCTGCATAACCCACACCTCTTAGGTTGCCTTTCCTCAAATTCATCCATGTTCTTTCTAAGCCTGGTAGAGGGCGGTCGTCCCTGAGTAGCCCTCATCAGACTTGGGTCTGGTACCACCAGAGGCCCTTCATACACCGGCCAATGGTCCTCGTGTGGAGGTGCAGAAAAAACCATTTTGTATACATTGAAAACACTACTCATCTGATAAACATTATCAACATAAGTTGTCCAATCAATTCTCTGAGATGCACATGCTATCAAAACATGTTTGCATGGATAGTGCAATGCTTGAAAATATCCGCAGTCACAACGACGTTCTTTCAAAGACACTCTATATGCACCAAAGTTATAACCACCAGTGGAAGCAACTTCTGCCACTGTGAATTCTAAATTTTCTCTATCGTACAGGTGGACATTCATTTGACCACTTGCCTCCCTGTTCTTCTCAATAGCTTTGGTCAAAACATGAGAAAATTGTTGTCCGGCAGCCAATTGGGCTTCAGCCTCTTTTCCTTTACTAACAAAAAGCTCCGCCAACCGATAATAGGTAGATCTCACTAGTGATGTAATTGGAAGGTTTCGGACGCCCTTCAAGACAGCATTCACACACTCGGATAAGTTGGTTATCATGTGTCCATACCTACGACCCTCATCCCGATGTTGAGTCCAAAGTTCCAATGGGCATCTATTGGCCCATGTACACATTTCCAAGTTCTCAGATTTCATCAACTCAAAGTAGTACTGGAACTCAAGCCCAGTTTTCGCATACGCTGCATTCACAAGTGCCTTTCTTGCATCCTTACTCTTAAAATTGAGTGCAAAGTTTGCTGCCAAGTGGCGAATGCAGAATGCATGATAAGCGCTAGGAGGGTGCCAACCACTCCCTTCAGCATTCAGCGCAGCTTGAATGGCAGGATGGTTGTCAGATATAACAAGAATGCCAGATTGAGGAGTCACCTGCTTCCTCAGATAAGTTAGGGAGAATTTCAATGTCcaattgaaaatagaaattatGCAAACCCTACAAATTGCATGTTAAGTACTTATATATAATTTAGAAGTTACCTGCTCCCGCATATGAGAAAGGAAGAATTTCCATGATTCCATATTTTCTCCTTCGACCAATGCAAAAGCAATTGGCAATATGTTAGAGTTACCGTCTTGTGCAATGGCAATCATCAACATTCCACCATACTTCCCGTACAGACGGGTGCCATCGATACTAATAACAGGTTTACAGTGCTTAAAAGCCTCTACACACGGTGGAAATGTCCAGAATAAACGATGAAAAAACACACGACTTGGGTCAACCACACCCTCGACACGAACCGGGGCAGTCTTCATCATCACAAAACTTCCGGGCATTGTCATTTGGATTCCCAATATCCACCTTGGAAGTAGATTATACGACTCTTCCCAATCGCCATAAATCTTTGCAATTGCTTTTTGTTTTGCCAGCCAAGCTTTTCGGTAACTGCACCTAAACCCAAATTTTCCCTCTATTGAATTCTGCAATAATTTAATTGAAATAGTGGGATCAGCTTGCACCATCGGGAAGATAGAAGAACATACAACATGATAATCAAGTTGTCGGTGGTTTCTTGAGACATTAATTGCAAGGCATGTGTGTCGACCGTTGTACTTTCGAACCTCCCAGTACCTTTTTTTTCGCCGCAATGATACACGGATCAACCAATTACACCCTTGATCAGACTGTCTGCACTTTCCACAGTACTTTCTGTGATCGGATTCTAGCACTTTGTACTCCACAGCTCGACGAATGTTGTAGTTCTTTATTGCAAGCACAGCCTCGTCTTTGCTTCGAAAGCGTTGTCCGATCACGAACTCTCCCTCCTTTATGAACCCAGACAAATCCGCATCAACTTGTTGCATCGCGCTTAGATTCAATGCGGAAAAATGACTAGGATAGTGTTGTGTTTCTAAATTAGAACGTTGAGTCTGTGTTAACGGGTCATTTCCTTGGTTGTCATCACTATCATACGGAATATTCACCGACTCTTCATCCTCATCTCGAATGACATCCTCTGCAACATCTACCATCTCCACGAAAGCTTCATGGTTTGGTGGATGCTGGGTGGGTGGTTCTATGGTTTCCAATACTAGTCGTCCAGAAGACCGACTATCCCCAAGAGCTGTATCGCCTTCTTCGTTGACATTTTGATTGTTGTATACTGCAAACGAAGGCGATCTCACAAGTAAAGGTCCTGAACCGGAGCTTCCTTCTATTCCTCTCGACTGTACATTTGGTGCAGATCCTCCAGAGCTCCCAAATATCTCCTCAATCCTTACAAATAGCTCAATTGTACGAATCTCTGGACACTTTGATTGACAGTAAAACAAAACCTGCATATCACTATCACTGCGTATCGGAAATCTCTGATATGTAGCATGTCCTCCACTAATTGATATTGGGAGCCTATATAAGATCTCAGATACTTGCTTCCTGTCAAACTGATCCAACTTTTGCAAAATATTGTCTTGTAGGTCGGCGTAGGAAGTTGTTGAATTAATAAAAATCCCTATAGGATTCTTGCTCCTAAAAGTTGTTCCCTCTATAGTATCTATAATTTCTCCACAATGGTGAACGATAGCAAAATAACTTTTGGAAGTCATTTTCTCAAAAAATAAATCACACTGgcattaggatagtttttttttttttcagcggCAGCTCTTAACTCGCAATTCTGCACTACTTTTTCCAATTTTCTAAACACAAATCGCATTGgccttcccccccccccccacaaatCGTACCAGCGGTGTGGGGTTTAGTAATACATAAAAGAAGACACAAATGTAAATAACATCGGATCAGGGTATACACATAATtagatgatttatttattttatgtatgtAAAAGAGTCTACatgtttaatttataaaaagataCACAGTATCTATTAATACACTAACAATAATTTATACTATTTAGACACCTCCTTAGTCCTTAGTCCTTATCTTTGGTAATATATTATGATGATTAATCCATGGCTTATAGGTTAGAATTTTAAGGTTTTTCCATGCCTAAGTCAGGAACGAAGTTAATCGAACGCTTAACAGATTCACATATAATATGACACTAGCTCATCTCCATTAAGGGACTATAAACCCTTTCAATCAATTTCTTCTTCAACCGATGCTCGAAATCGAAATGTGTAAATGTGTAAGGTATCGAAGAGGAAATGAGCTAACAATATTGAGCATGCAAGGAACTAGTAAGTAGTAACATATGGATCgataaaatagagaaaaatagtaaaaattaaaaataaaataaaataaaaaaaaaaaagaaagaaagagcgaAGAATACCTTGTGGTGATGGAAGTGTAAAATTTAGTGGAAGGAAAATGGTGGTGTGgatgaagagaagatgaagtTTTCATAGTTGTAGACTTGTAGTGGACCACAAATTGCGTTTGCTCCTTCCTAcgagaaagaatagaagaaaaacCACACAGACATCAGAAGaagaacacacacacacagagagagagagagagagagagagagagagagagaccgaAAAGGGAAAGGAAGAACGTGAGATGATGGCGCCGCTTGCGAAGGAGTGTTGTGTTGTGCTGCGGAGAAGCACTGAAGAGAGGATAAGATATTAAGGtggagatatttttttttaaaatgttatttatacatcaaaatcaattactaaaattcactactaatgtattttttttttaccgaagATATGGAGATTCAAATCTCTTAATTAAATATGGagagactataccatttgagctATTGCTTCTTAGCACtactaatgtatttgtgtataaatatatatgtagtttaatttatttttaatatatatttttttttataattaactttagtagctaattttagtatacatgtagtataattaatttttttcaaattagccAAAACagttaataacttttttttttcatggccAAGCGCCCAAGCCAATGGTAGATAGAATATATTGATAAATGAgtgataatataaaattataaactaatgttattatacaaaattttgtatttattattagtgataaattttgaaaaagaaattaacacTAAAAATATTCTacaaataaaacaaatatttttaaactcatactaagtaaataaaattaatagaaaGTCTTGAAGGCCAACGAATTTTAACAATTTTGACcaacaattagttaataaaagataataaacaGTAAAAAGTGACAACTTATTTAAGgatcgaattttaaattaaaatatactaatatgTAATATAGTTATGTATTCTATCAAAAGAATCTCAACAAATTGAAAAGATTCATCAAGGATTtgtataataatgaaaaaaagttGACTAGTGTAACGCAATGATAGTATTTCCaccaaaatgttttttttttttttgtgtctattTTCACCAAAAAGTTTGGCATCACTATTTTAAAGCAGTCAATAATTCAGAACTTATAATCTCTTATCAAAACTGAAGGCGAGACacacacaataaaaaattataggaAAAATATAGGATATCAATATATTATCTGCCAATTTAttgtaacaataactaattattatattttaaacacatgtataaaaaaatacattcagAAAATACATCTATAAAAACACTTCTATTAGACACAAccataaagatatttttattagacacatccacgaagaTACTTCCATTAAACACTGTTATAAACAAAAGTTGGCAGAAGTCGGCAAaaatgctgttggtaacgtagcgggcTTGAAAATTATATCTGTAAAATTTTTGGTACATTATTAAATATACATTTTTCtaaactttttcaaatatttttacacttattattcatttttatttcaaaagCAAAACATATACACATAAAATATGCAGACCAAAATAAGTTTAACTAGATAGGGAGTCAGAGAGATTTGATAGCCATAAAAAGTTGTAAATTATTGCCATAAGACCCCGAAAATAAATAATGATTACAAAATTCCATGAGAATCTAACAATACAAAGTTCTGATTTGGGGAACACAATAATGAATATCATATATGGAACAACTTTTATTTCTAACTCAAAGCAAAAATTGAACCCGTGAATGGTTGCTCCATTAACGAATTTGACATGATGACACAACTAATCATTTGACAAAATTATTGCCAACAATAACATGGTTTTCTTTTAAGTTAAAAATGAAACTTTGAAGGCCCCTAATTGACAACATCAAGAACCAGCTTCCGAGATTTTAGAACAGACCACCTAAGGCGACGATAGTACCCAGCTTGAAGCAATGCCAATGTTAGAACAAAGATCCATTTGAATCCCATCTGCACATAGTAGCAATCTTGTTAGGAATTAAGATATTTTCTACATTGATCTGTGAGAaaatgaaacaaataaaaagattaGAGGAAACAGACCAGTTTTCTCTCTTCCATCTCAGGTTCAGCAGCCCAAGATAAGAATGACACAACATCTTTTCCCATCTGCagcaaaacataacaaaaatatatGATCTCCATTCTTACACAGTTCATTCCCTGGAGATTTTACTGAAACCAATACCCAACAAACATAAGTACCTGAGATTCGGTGGCGGGAGTTCCATCTTCATATTCAACAGCACCATCATTAAGCATTTTAGGCATGGCAATGGCTCCGCCGGGGAAATAAGGATTATAGTGGAGACCCTCTCTAATCTACAACATTATGTAGTAACCTTTAAGCACAGTATTTGCTCACTAGTACAGGGGGCAGAATAATCGGAAGATTTGTTTTCCTTTGCTTTTTGtttgaaaacaaaaaacaaaaaaaaaggccttatatttaatattatacatTCATGAATGACAACAACCAGAGTCACCGGTGAGGAGGTGACAAAGTGTAAATAAAGAAAACTCAACATTGATTCATGGGTATTCGACATACATAtatcacacacacatacatattAAACATAGAGCGATTCAAGTGCATGTAAAATTTCGGAGTATCAGGGTTAATTCTAGTACGATATGCAAAGAAAATAATGCATAAAGTCAAAGACCCTGTGACAATCCCCAGCCTAGCATACAGAGATACTAGTAATTGGTGTGCACAAGAAAAGGACACAGGAAGAAAAACCTTTGCTTGCACAGAATCCTAAGCCACACAACAGATTTAAAAATGTCTGTTCTAGCTCTGAACCACACATCAGGCATTCATCAAATCTATATAACTTGCACACAATTCAAGTGTATTAGCCCCTAAAATGCCTTTAGAAAAAAAGACTTTACCGAAACACCAGCAGGGGGATCGTGATAACCAGTTAGAAGGGCAAACACATAATTCTGGCCATTGTGACGAGCCTGAAAATGTAATGTATAAGAATAATTAAAGATCACAGGCAATATAAAACTTGTAGACGTTACTAGCAGATAACAGACATTACTTTGGTAATAAGACTTAGATCAGGAGGATAGGCTCCTCCATTAGCAAACCTAGCAGCTGCTTCATTTGCATATGGCTGAGGAAAGCGATCACTGAGTTTACCAGGGCGTGTGAACATCTCGCCCTCATCATTAGGGCCGTCAACCACTTCAATCTCAGCTGCCATAGCCTTTACTTCTTCTTCTGTATAAGCAACGCCAACCAAATCGCGGTATGATATCAAAGACATAGAATGGCAGGACGCACAGACTTGTGTATAGACTTGATGACCACGACGAATCCTgctcaaaaaaattattgaatgtaACAAGACCTGAATTAGCATTCATCCTAATATTATATATAGTTGATGGAGGCACAGAGGAGAATCAAGATCCACATATTATGAGTCCTGCCCCAAACATTGCCCCAAAAAGGAGGGGTGATACTTCAACTACAGAACTGAATAAAAAGGCAATTATTTCTTTCAGGAATTAAGTTTGCAAATCAACCAATATAGACTAGGAAAGGTGAATGTACACATATCCTCACCCCAAAAGTGGAGAGGCTGCTAGTAAAATTTAAACCCATGACCCCATCGTGAGGTAGCAACATTAATGTTCAACCAAGGTCCACCTTTGTGGCAAATGATACAGTTGAGATTACaatgtgtgcgtgtgtgtgtttGTAAAGGAAAAATACATTCGAAATATTGGGAAAGTTCAGGAAAAGCTCACGAAGCATGATCATATGAACTGAGGATGCCCTGGTGAGGCCATGGATAGCTTGGGCATGCGAGGCCATGCTCAGCTTCATCAGCTGATGCTGTTGTCGCAAAACCCAAAAACCCAGTGACACTAGCCCCAATTAACGCAAGTGCTCTTAACGAGCTGCTGCCAGTCGAACCATCCCCATCTTTCTTTGTGAGAATGGAAGACATAGATAAAGCATTCTGCAATAAGTATAGAGTAGCTATTAGCAAAAGATATAACCAGCTTACTCCCAAGTACGCAAATTTTCATAGAATCATAAAAAACACATCACATGCATGAGCATGAGCACATACTAGTCTGCACAAACAGTTTAACTTATACTTCAAACATTAACAGAAAAGGCAAGATAGAAATAGCTCCAATTAGCTGGACTAAGGACTCAAGATTGTACAAATTACAAATAATGAATCGAACTGTGAAACTATTCTTAG is a window encoding:
- the LOC112784573 gene encoding cytochrome c1-2, heme protein, mitochondrial, with the translated sequence MAGGVIQQLLRRKLQSHSPNALSMSSILTKKDGDGSTGSSSLRALALIGASVTGFLGFATTASADEAEHGLACPSYPWPHQGILSSYDHASIRRGHQVYTQVCASCHSMSLISYRDLVGVAYTEEEVKAMAAEIEVVDGPNDEGEMFTRPGKLSDRFPQPYANEAAARFANGGAYPPDLSLITKARHNGQNYVFALLTGYHDPPAGVSIREGLHYNPYFPGGAIAMPKMLNDGAVEYEDGTPATESQMGKDVVSFLSWAAEPEMEERKLMGFKWIFVLTLALLQAGYYRRLRWSVLKSRKLVLDVVN
- the LOC112782535 gene encoding transcription termination factor MTERF5, chloroplastic, giving the protein MKTSSSLHPHHHFPSTKFYTSITTRVYIRTQLSFPAKVFLCQAKSGTNGSLNVRVMPPTLLAAEKEEAKAVLMLFLKKEGLSNAIAARTVNKSDPFIDHLVSVLHSKHKSRYLVGRELTTLEIRDALVPYLESLLEEHGDSLVDVVENYPNPPVKEKPAVQVPPPTPIIDSKKLRTVSRVNAIDTTAGNLRPHIVYLIEFGMSIEQINGIIRRFPSFAYYSLEGKIKPVVEFFLELGVPKEDIPTILTKRPQLCGISLSENLKPTMKFLESLGVDKKQWAKVIYRFPALLTYSREKVEESIDFLRESGLSDDNIGKILTRCPNIVSYSVEDNLRPTANYFRSLGVDVGVLLFRCPQNFGLSIEANLKPVTQFFLEKGYTLDEIGTMISRFGALYTFSLSDNLIPKWDFFITMGYPNSELVKFPQFFGYSLEERIKPRYARMKRAGVRLLLNQVLSLSSRNFEEALEKKLKKNSS